In the genome of Pseudomonas putida, one region contains:
- the pvdP gene encoding pyoverdine maturation tyrosinase PvdP, protein MGISRRGFIAGLAVAGATGTAAYYAHKTLTHDPEDDIVTPGEASVELADYAGQVLADHLRGIWDVRFEGAESGLEGLPVQGVELFLDVATKGRGLRGFVDTGERLRGDGVAHYRVLGDLVGASSAQVRWRLLNQRGGPSYECTASLDEVWGDFANAGTGTLSGRLQRLDRPLNLPLADSRFVAVKRRFPEARERIGYTPQMQAWVLSAEHRLFHQLWHATRDKWHDLSEQQRGALRGLGWQPGPRERERDARGPRKHRNGSGIDFLFMHRHMLQSARRLQDLPSWTHFPLPQPSVELDRAGFARYHENHDGCCVPPSWQAPDDEPYGQWVSAIKAGETFCSNFQVWESQYQDPRYLAKLSLGALGSEMEMTLHDWLHMCWASVPRDPLNGAPVPFARDPADFAARWFGPDNDFLGDPFSSHVNPVFWGFHGWIDDRIEDWYRAQERYHPGQVRRVQVNGVNWFAPGRWVEVDDPWLGPDTHGCSTVPGMRPGKSVEMDVETMKLALRITFGEDDAIGDLVRRVPRRPWYARHLSLKNIVS, encoded by the coding sequence ATGGGCATTTCCCGACGAGGATTCATCGCAGGCCTGGCCGTGGCCGGGGCAACCGGTACGGCGGCGTATTACGCGCACAAGACCCTGACCCACGACCCTGAGGACGACATCGTCACCCCAGGGGAGGCCAGCGTCGAATTGGCTGACTATGCAGGGCAAGTACTGGCCGATCACCTGCGTGGGATCTGGGACGTGCGCTTCGAAGGCGCTGAATCGGGCCTTGAAGGGCTGCCGGTGCAAGGTGTCGAGCTGTTTCTCGATGTCGCCACCAAGGGCCGTGGCTTGCGCGGCTTCGTCGATACCGGCGAGCGCCTGCGTGGCGACGGGGTGGCCCATTACCGGGTGTTGGGCGACCTGGTCGGGGCCTCTTCGGCGCAGGTGCGCTGGCGGTTGCTCAACCAGCGGGGCGGGCCGAGCTACGAATGCACTGCCAGTCTCGACGAGGTCTGGGGCGATTTCGCCAATGCCGGTACCGGCACCCTGAGCGGGCGCCTGCAGCGGCTGGATCGACCACTGAACCTGCCGTTGGCCGACAGCCGCTTTGTCGCGGTCAAGCGGCGCTTCCCAGAGGCCCGCGAGCGCATCGGCTACACGCCGCAGATGCAGGCCTGGGTGCTCAGCGCCGAGCACCGTTTGTTCCATCAGCTTTGGCACGCCACCCGGGACAAATGGCATGACCTGTCCGAGCAGCAGCGCGGCGCCTTGCGCGGTCTGGGCTGGCAGCCGGGTCCAAGGGAGCGTGAGCGCGACGCCCGTGGCCCGCGCAAGCATCGCAATGGCTCGGGGATCGATTTTCTGTTCATGCACCGGCACATGCTGCAGTCCGCGCGTCGACTGCAGGATTTGCCGTCCTGGACGCACTTCCCATTGCCGCAGCCGAGCGTCGAGCTCGACCGGGCAGGCTTTGCCCGCTACCACGAGAACCACGATGGCTGCTGTGTGCCGCCCAGTTGGCAGGCGCCGGACGATGAGCCCTATGGCCAGTGGGTGTCGGCGATCAAGGCCGGCGAGACGTTCTGCAGCAACTTCCAGGTCTGGGAGTCGCAATATCAAGATCCTCGGTACCTTGCAAAACTGAGCCTGGGCGCGCTGGGTTCGGAGATGGAAATGACCCTGCACGACTGGCTGCACATGTGCTGGGCTTCGGTGCCGCGTGATCCGCTTAACGGCGCACCGGTGCCTTTCGCGCGTGATCCGGCGGACTTCGCCGCGCGTTGGTTCGGGCCGGACAACGACTTTCTTGGCGACCCGTTTTCCTCCCATGTGAACCCAGTGTTCTGGGGCTTCCATGGCTGGATCGATGACCGGATCGAGGACTGGTACCGCGCCCAGGAGCGCTACCACCCAGGCCAGGTGCGGCGTGTGCAGGTCAACGGCGTGAACTGGTTCGCGCCAGGGCGCTGGGTGGAGGTCGATGATCCCTGGCTGGGGCCGGACACCCATGGTTGCAGCACGGTTCCTGGCATGCGTCCCGGCAAGTCGGTGGAGATGGACGTCGAGACCATGAAGCTGGCGCTGCGCATCACCTTTGGCGAGGATGATGCGATCGGCGATCTGGTGCGGCGGGTGCCGCGTCGACCCTGGTATGCGCGGCATCTGTCGCTGAAAAACATTGTGTCCTGA
- a CDS encoding aspartate aminotransferase family protein, translating to MSIVSSLAHVPSSRAPQALYTFEDSPLLLRQRQQESNARSYPRRIPLALKRARGIHVEDVEGRQFIDCLAGAGTLALGHNHPVVIEAIQRVLADELPLHTLDLTTPVKDRFVQDLFGVLPDALRREAKVQFCGPTGTDAVEAALKLVRTATGRSTVLAFQGAYHGMSLGALSLMGSLGPKKPLGALLDQGVQFLPYPYDYRCPFGLGGEAGVRANLHYLENLLCDPEAGVALPAAVIVEVVQGEGGVIPADIQWLRGLRRITEQAGVALIVDEIQSGFARTGRMFAFEHAGIVPDVVTLSKAIGGSLPLAVVIYRDWLDTWKPGAHAGTFRGNQMAMAAGSAVMGYLVEQGLAEHAEAMGQRLRGHLLRLQRDYPHLGDVRGRGLMLGVELVDPDGAVDALGHAPANGALAPNVQRECLRRGLILELGGRHGAVVRFLPPLIITAEQIDDVADRFAQAVQAAVCTG from the coding sequence ATGTCGATCGTCTCCAGCCTTGCCCACGTCCCGTCGAGCCGCGCGCCACAGGCGTTGTACACGTTCGAGGATTCGCCCCTGCTGTTGCGCCAACGGCAACAGGAATCCAACGCGCGCAGCTATCCGCGTCGCATTCCCCTGGCACTCAAACGCGCCCGTGGCATCCATGTCGAGGACGTCGAAGGGCGTCAGTTCATCGACTGCCTGGCCGGTGCCGGCACTTTGGCCCTAGGCCACAATCACCCGGTGGTGATCGAGGCCATCCAGCGCGTGCTGGCCGACGAGCTGCCCCTGCACACCCTGGACCTGACCACGCCGGTCAAGGACCGCTTCGTCCAGGACCTGTTTGGTGTATTACCCGACGCCCTGCGCCGGGAGGCCAAGGTCCAGTTCTGTGGGCCGACCGGTACGGATGCGGTGGAGGCGGCACTGAAACTGGTTCGCACCGCCACGGGGCGTAGCACCGTGCTGGCGTTCCAGGGCGCCTACCATGGCATGTCCCTGGGCGCGTTGAGCCTGATGGGCAGCCTGGGGCCGAAAAAGCCGTTAGGAGCGCTGCTCGACCAAGGCGTGCAGTTTCTGCCGTACCCCTACGACTACCGGTGCCCGTTCGGCCTGGGTGGCGAGGCGGGCGTGCGGGCCAACCTGCATTACCTGGAGAACCTGCTGTGCGACCCCGAAGCGGGTGTGGCGTTGCCGGCGGCGGTGATTGTCGAAGTGGTCCAGGGCGAGGGCGGCGTGATTCCGGCTGATATCCAGTGGCTGCGCGGCCTGCGCCGCATCACTGAACAGGCAGGGGTGGCGCTGATCGTCGACGAGATCCAAAGTGGCTTCGCCCGCACCGGGCGTATGTTCGCCTTCGAGCATGCCGGCATCGTGCCGGACGTGGTGACCTTGTCCAAGGCCATTGGCGGCAGCCTGCCCCTGGCGGTGGTGATCTATCGCGACTGGTTGGACACCTGGAAGCCCGGTGCCCATGCCGGCACCTTCCGCGGCAACCAGATGGCCATGGCGGCAGGCTCCGCGGTGATGGGGTATCTGGTCGAACAGGGGTTGGCCGAACATGCCGAGGCCATGGGCCAGCGCTTGCGCGGTCATTTGTTGCGTCTGCAGCGCGACTATCCGCACCTGGGGGATGTCCGCGGTCGCGGCTTGATGCTCGGGGTCGAACTGGTGGACCCGGACGGCGCCGTCGATGCCCTGGGCCATGCACCCGCCAACGGCGCCTTGGCGCCGAACGTCCAGCGCGAATGCCTCAGGCGCGGGTTGATCCTGGAGCTCGGCGGGCGCCATGGCGCGGTGGTGCGCTTCCTGCCGCCTTTGATCATCACTGCCGAGCAGATCGACGACGTGGCTGATCGGTTTGCCCAGGCCGTGCAGGCGGCAGTTTGCACAGGTTGA
- a CDS encoding ATP-binding protein — MSLRARLTLILGIAFVIIWALAAAWMLRDLRQQMMFSLDQRLVASARMVAGLIEQLPQPLAAKGEDAHFSADQLSVPDGMACQVSSLRGEILASNHKHDGAMDDQRSGFRDQTIDGALWRTFTYNHGDVRITTADRHQEREALNRSILLAASAPVLMALLGSLGLLWIGVGKGLEPLNRMRDALRRRRADSVEPLQVAGMPSELQPLLETQNQLFLRIAQTIERERRLTDDAAHELRSPLTAIKTHLQVARMTEGAVREQALEHAEQGTDRMHRTLEQLLMLARVEGSLSFDDGVQCSAEQVARQAVQDAGGGDNRRIVVRLPEEASRIYLGMPAPLAVAALRNLLDNALRHGGDNAVELEVQMADGQVGFMVRDHGPGIAEEDIEHLTERFWRHDQSGGCGLGLAIVQAIVQRCAGSLRFESHSDGLRVWLRVPARQVA; from the coding sequence ATGAGCCTGCGCGCGCGCCTGACGCTGATCCTGGGCATCGCCTTCGTGATCATCTGGGCGCTGGCCGCCGCCTGGATGCTGCGCGACCTGCGCCAGCAGATGATGTTCTCCCTCGACCAACGCCTGGTCGCGTCGGCGCGTATGGTCGCCGGGTTGATCGAGCAACTGCCCCAGCCGCTGGCGGCCAAGGGCGAGGATGCGCATTTCTCCGCCGACCAGCTCAGCGTGCCGGATGGCATGGCTTGCCAGGTCAGCTCCCTGCGCGGTGAGATCCTGGCCAGCAACCACAAGCACGACGGCGCCATGGACGATCAGCGCAGTGGCTTCCGGGACCAGACCATCGACGGTGCGCTGTGGCGCACGTTCACCTACAACCATGGCGATGTGCGCATCACCACCGCCGACCGCCATCAAGAGCGTGAGGCGCTCAATCGCTCGATCCTGCTGGCGGCCTCGGCACCGGTACTGATGGCCCTGCTCGGCAGCCTCGGGCTTTTGTGGATAGGCGTCGGCAAAGGCCTGGAGCCGCTCAACCGCATGCGCGACGCCTTGCGCAGGCGCCGAGCCGACAGCGTCGAGCCGCTGCAGGTGGCGGGTATGCCCAGTGAGCTGCAGCCGTTGCTCGAAACCCAGAACCAGCTGTTCCTGCGCATCGCCCAGACCATCGAGCGCGAGCGGCGCCTGACCGACGATGCCGCCCATGAGCTGCGCAGCCCTTTGACCGCGATCAAGACCCACCTGCAGGTGGCGCGCATGACCGAAGGCGCGGTGCGCGAGCAAGCCCTGGAGCATGCCGAGCAAGGCACCGACCGCATGCACCGGACCCTTGAGCAACTGCTGATGCTGGCCCGGGTGGAGGGCAGCCTGTCGTTCGACGACGGTGTGCAGTGCAGCGCCGAACAGGTGGCGCGCCAGGCGGTGCAGGACGCCGGTGGCGGCGACAACCGCCGTATCGTCGTGCGCCTGCCAGAGGAGGCCAGCCGGATCTACCTGGGCATGCCCGCCCCCCTGGCAGTGGCGGCGCTGCGCAACTTGCTGGACAACGCCCTGCGCCATGGCGGCGACAATGCGGTGGAACTGGAGGTGCAGATGGCCGATGGGCAGGTGGGGTTCATGGTCCGGGACCACGGGCCGGGAATCGCCGAAGAGGACATCGAGCACCTGACCGAGCGCTTCTGGCGCCATGACCAAAGCGGTGGCTGCGGGTTGGGGCTGGCGATCGTCCAGGCCATCGTCCAGCGCTGCGCCGGCAGCTTGCGCTTCGAAAGCCACAGCGATGGGCTGCGGGTGTGGCTGCGGGTGCCGGCGCGCCAGGTGGCCTGA
- a CDS encoding response regulator translates to MHVLLCEDDDLIASGICAGLAAQGLTVDRVATASAAQALLQAAQFDVMILDLGLPDEDGLKLLRRLRQQGVTLPVLVLTARDAVTDRVDGLQAGADDYLLKPFDLRELAARLHTLLRRVAGRAVNVIEHGPLRYDPSSCEATLAGQAVDLSRREQALLQALLQNPGRVLSSEQLKDCVYGFSDEVESNALNVHIHHLRRKLGNSIVETVRGLGYRLGPAQAPQEPAP, encoded by the coding sequence ATGCACGTACTGCTTTGCGAGGACGACGACCTGATCGCCAGCGGCATCTGCGCCGGCCTCGCCGCCCAAGGCCTGACCGTGGACCGGGTGGCCACCGCTTCGGCCGCGCAGGCGCTGCTTCAGGCCGCGCAGTTCGATGTGATGATCCTCGACCTGGGCCTGCCCGACGAAGACGGGCTCAAGCTGCTGCGCCGTTTGCGCCAGCAAGGCGTGACCCTGCCGGTGCTGGTGCTCACCGCCCGCGATGCGGTCACCGACCGGGTCGATGGCCTGCAGGCTGGGGCCGACGACTACCTGCTCAAACCCTTCGACCTGCGCGAGCTGGCCGCCCGCCTGCATACCCTGTTGCGCCGCGTGGCCGGGCGTGCGGTGAATGTCATCGAACATGGCCCGCTGCGCTACGACCCCAGCAGTTGCGAGGCCACCCTGGCCGGCCAGGCGGTGGACCTCTCCCGTCGCGAGCAGGCGCTGCTCCAGGCCTTGCTGCAGAACCCCGGGCGGGTGCTCTCCAGCGAGCAGCTCAAGGATTGCGTCTATGGGTTCAGCGACGAAGTCGAAAGCAATGCCTTGAACGTGCATATCCATCACCTGCGCCGCAAGCTCGGCAACAGCATCGTCGAGACCGTGCGCGGCCTGGGTTATCGCCTTGGTCCGGCCCAGGCCCCGCAGGAGCCTGCGCCATGA
- the dsbD gene encoding protein-disulfide reductase DsbD, with product MRVLLLFLTFLLAGPLQANPFETKPDFLPVNQAFVLTHDRQPDGQMRLYFQIKDGYYLYQKRLKFDGLAPEQHPQLPPAENHHDEFFGDSAVYRNQLELLIPANAQGQLRLGWQGCADAGLCYPPQTTAIDLGGQATPASAQATDQALASDLQQASLAWSLLAFFGLGLLLAFTPCSLPMLPILAGLVLGNGASARRGWLLAGVYVLSMALVYAGLGVVAALLGASLQAWLQQPWLLGSLAALFVILALPMFGAFELQLPVALRDRLDRAGQGTRGGNVYGAALLGALSGLLMGPCMTAPLAGALLYIAQSGDVLQGALVLFSLGLGMGVPLLLLVTLGNRYLPRPGAWMNLVKGLFGFVFLAMALYTVRSLLPAPLLLALGGAWLIALAWAAWPALHRLPALRAAPLLGAFWGGLLLVGAAAGGDDLWQPLQPFAGSGSQSAAKAEDTFVTVSQPQALQRELDAAKARGQWVMLDYYADWCVSCKVMEKQVFARPDVLANLADVHLVRLDVTADTPASRELLQRYQVPGPPSLIWIGPEGDERRARRITGEVDAAAFQRHWAQTRSQG from the coding sequence ATGCGCGTTCTCCTGCTCTTCCTGACATTCCTGCTGGCCGGCCCGCTGCAGGCCAACCCGTTCGAGACCAAGCCGGACTTCCTGCCGGTCAACCAGGCCTTCGTCCTGACCCACGACCGCCAGCCCGACGGCCAGATGCGCTTGTACTTCCAGATCAAGGACGGCTACTACCTCTACCAGAAGCGCCTGAAGTTCGATGGCCTTGCGCCTGAACAACATCCACAGCTCCCGCCCGCCGAGAACCATCACGATGAGTTCTTCGGTGACAGCGCGGTCTACCGCAACCAACTCGAACTACTCATACCTGCCAACGCCCAAGGTCAACTGCGCCTGGGCTGGCAGGGCTGCGCCGATGCCGGCCTGTGCTATCCCCCTCAAACCACTGCCATCGACCTTGGCGGCCAGGCGACGCCGGCGTCGGCGCAAGCCACTGACCAGGCCCTGGCCAGCGACCTGCAACAGGCCAGCCTGGCCTGGAGCCTGTTGGCGTTCTTCGGCCTTGGCCTGCTGCTGGCCTTCACGCCTTGCTCGCTGCCTATGCTGCCGATCCTCGCCGGGCTGGTCCTGGGCAATGGCGCCAGCGCCCGCCGTGGCTGGCTGCTGGCGGGGGTCTACGTGCTGAGCATGGCGCTGGTCTATGCCGGCCTTGGCGTCGTCGCGGCCCTGCTGGGCGCCAGCCTGCAGGCCTGGCTGCAGCAACCCTGGTTGCTGGGCAGCCTGGCGGCGCTGTTCGTGATCCTCGCCCTGCCGATGTTCGGCGCCTTCGAATTGCAATTGCCTGTCGCCCTGCGCGATCGCCTGGACCGTGCAGGCCAAGGCACTCGCGGCGGCAATGTGTATGGCGCGGCCCTGCTGGGCGCACTCTCCGGCCTGCTCATGGGCCCGTGCATGACCGCTCCGCTGGCCGGCGCCTTGCTGTACATCGCCCAGAGCGGCGATGTGCTGCAAGGGGCGCTGGTGCTGTTCAGCCTAGGCCTGGGCATGGGTGTCCCTCTGCTGTTGCTGGTCACCCTCGGCAACCGCTACCTGCCCCGCCCCGGCGCCTGGATGAACCTGGTCAAGGGGCTGTTCGGCTTCGTGTTCCTGGCCATGGCCCTGTACACCGTCCGCAGCCTGCTGCCGGCCCCCTTGCTGTTGGCCTTGGGCGGCGCCTGGCTGATCGCCCTGGCCTGGGCCGCCTGGCCGGCCCTGCACCGCTTGCCGGCCCTGCGCGCGGCCCCCTTGCTCGGCGCATTCTGGGGTGGGCTGTTGCTGGTTGGCGCGGCCGCAGGCGGCGATGATCTATGGCAACCCTTGCAACCCTTTGCCGGCAGCGGCTCGCAAAGCGCGGCCAAGGCCGAGGATACCTTCGTCACCGTCAGCCAGCCCCAAGCGCTGCAACGCGAACTGGACGCCGCCAAGGCACGCGGTCAGTGGGTGATGCTGGACTACTATGCCGATTGGTGCGTGTCGTGCAAGGTGATGGAGAAACAGGTGTTCGCCCGGCCCGATGTACTCGCCAACCTGGCCGATGTGCACCTGGTGCGCCTGGATGTCACCGCTGACACCCCGGCCAGCCGCGAACTGCTGCAACGCTACCAGGTACCCGGCCCGCCCAGCCTGATCTGGATCGGCCCGGAAGGCGACGAGCGCCGTGCCCGACGCATCACCGGCGAGGTGGATGCCGCAGCCTTCCAACGACACTGGGCCCAGACCAGGAGCCAAGGCTGA
- a CDS encoding TlpA disulfide reductase family protein, whose amino-acid sequence MLTVTLGPLTMALNHLLLLAALVVASVVGSWVARRGGESPESALFNLFLLGLLCARAGFVLAYWPMFRDDPLQAIDIRDGGFLLWAGLIGIVIGALWQGRRHPGLRRPLGWALLSGAVFWTLASLGSHLYSKGTELPALSLRNASGQSVALHDYRGKPLVINLWATWCPPCRREMPVLQQAQDEYPHVTFLFVNQGETPENVSTFLATTGLSLTHVLFDGSGQLAQQVGSMALPTTLFYTAEGRLIGSHLGELSRASLHRALEPFEQANLPASAAQGN is encoded by the coding sequence ATGCTGACCGTTACCCTGGGGCCACTGACCATGGCCCTCAACCACCTGCTGCTGCTGGCGGCTCTGGTCGTGGCCAGTGTCGTGGGCTCGTGGGTGGCCCGGCGCGGCGGTGAAAGCCCCGAGTCGGCGTTGTTCAACCTGTTCCTGCTGGGGCTGCTGTGCGCGCGCGCAGGATTCGTCCTGGCGTACTGGCCGATGTTCCGCGACGATCCGCTGCAGGCCATCGACATTCGCGACGGCGGCTTTTTGCTTTGGGCCGGGCTGATCGGCATCGTCATCGGCGCCCTGTGGCAGGGCCGACGTCATCCGGGCCTGCGCCGGCCACTGGGCTGGGCGCTGCTGAGCGGTGCGGTGTTCTGGACACTGGCCAGCCTTGGCAGCCATCTCTACAGCAAAGGCACCGAGCTGCCTGCGCTGAGCCTGCGCAATGCCAGCGGGCAATCGGTGGCGCTGCACGATTACCGTGGCAAGCCGCTGGTGATCAACCTCTGGGCCACCTGGTGCCCGCCGTGCCGCCGGGAAATGCCGGTGCTGCAGCAAGCCCAGGACGAGTACCCGCACGTGACGTTCCTGTTCGTCAACCAGGGCGAGACACCCGAGAACGTCAGCACCTTCCTGGCCACCACCGGCCTGAGTCTTACCCACGTACTGTTCGACGGCAGCGGTCAACTGGCCCAGCAGGTCGGCTCCATGGCCCTGCCCACCACCTTGTTCTACACCGCCGAAGGGCGCTTGATCGGCAGCCACCTGGGCGAGTTGTCCCGGGCCAGCCTGCACCGCGCCCTGGAACCTTTCGAGCAGGCCAACCTGCCCGCCTCCGCCGCACAAGGAAATTGA
- the dsbG gene encoding thiol:disulfide interchange protein DsbG, with product MRLNALLPLALTILAAPTLQAEELPKAIQQLQAKGAEIKGSFDAPNGLKGYAAAYQNNGIALYLTPDGKHVLVGSLFDEQGKDLSAEPLQKLVYAPMSKAIWAKMEKTAWIADGKDDAPRKVYLFSDPNCPYCNMFWEQARPWVESGKVQLRHIMVGIIREDSPGKSAALLAAKDPAKALQQHEKAGKASTLKPLETIPEAVRQKLAANMALMDEMGLAATPAIFYQDDKGQLQSQQGAPRPEMLGQILGKR from the coding sequence ATGCGATTGAATGCCCTCCTGCCCCTGGCCCTCACCATCCTCGCCGCCCCCACGCTGCAGGCCGAGGAACTGCCCAAGGCAATTCAGCAACTGCAAGCCAAGGGTGCCGAGATCAAGGGCAGCTTCGATGCGCCCAATGGCCTCAAAGGCTATGCCGCCGCCTACCAGAACAACGGCATCGCCTTGTACCTCACCCCTGACGGCAAGCATGTGCTGGTCGGCAGCCTGTTCGACGAACAGGGCAAGGACCTGAGCGCCGAGCCGCTGCAAAAGCTGGTGTATGCCCCGATGAGCAAGGCGATCTGGGCCAAGATGGAAAAGACCGCCTGGATCGCAGATGGCAAGGACGACGCCCCGCGCAAGGTATACCTGTTCAGCGACCCCAACTGCCCGTACTGCAACATGTTCTGGGAGCAGGCGCGGCCTTGGGTCGAGTCAGGCAAGGTGCAACTGCGCCACATCATGGTCGGCATCATCCGCGAGGACAGCCCTGGCAAGTCGGCGGCGCTGCTTGCCGCCAAGGACCCGGCCAAAGCCCTGCAACAGCATGAGAAGGCCGGCAAGGCCAGCACCCTCAAGCCGCTGGAGACCATCCCCGAGGCGGTGCGCCAAAAACTGGCGGCCAACATGGCCCTGATGGATGAGATGGGGTTGGCGGCGACCCCGGCGATCTTCTACCAGGATGACAAAGGCCAGTTGCAGAGCCAGCAAGGGGCGCCGCGACCAGAGATGCTCGGACAGATTCTGGGCAAACGCTGA